From the genome of Triticum aestivum cultivar Chinese Spring chromosome 3B, IWGSC CS RefSeq v2.1, whole genome shotgun sequence, one region includes:
- the LOC123069095 gene encoding BTB/POZ and MATH domain-containing protein 2: MSAGSSAIVADTARGHYHLKIDGYSVTKFALPKGECLRSQPFSVGGRRWVIEYYPNGDRLVAARYISLHLVLDDVVAGEVRAQVQFGFEADEEENKPALSFLKRRGRKPAPLKLGKVEAPVRPDVWECPKFVKRKALEKSNHLKDESFTIRCDIIVLNEFRAKKGLPPGPALRSIPVPPSDPGQQLGDLLAAKKGADVVFEVGGETFPAHRCLLAARSPVLSAELFGPMRESTGAGTVRVSDMEAGVFRALLRFVYTDSWPPETAEEEEFAMAQHLLVPADKCRMERLKLICEDKLCKNIAAGTAASILALAEVHHCHELKGACFHFLSSPKNLTATMAGDDFENLRSSFPSLVKELIAKCSADT, encoded by the coding sequence ATGTCCGCTGGCTCCTCCGCGATCGTGGCCGACACGGCGCGCGGGCACTACCACCTGAAGATCGACGGCTACTCGGTCACCAAGTTTGCCCTCCCTAAGGGAGAGTGCCTCAGGTCTCAACCATTCTCCGTGGGAGGCCGCCGCTGGGTCATCGAGTACTACCCCAACGGCGACCGACTCGTGGCCGCGAGGTACATTTCCCTCCACCTCGTCCTCGACGACGTCGTCGCCGGAGAAGTGCGTGCGCAAGTCCAGTTTGGCTTTGAGGCAGACGAGGAGGAAAATAAGCCTGCGCTCTCCTTTCTCAAGAGGCGGGGACGGAAGCCCGCGCCGTTGAAGCTCGGCAAGGTGGAGGCCCCCGTCCGCCCTGATGTCTGGGAATGTCCCAAGTTCGTCAAGAGAAAGGCCCTGGAGAAATCCAACCATCTCAAGGACGAGTCCTTCACCATCAGGTGCGACATCATCGTCCTCAACGAGTTCCGCGCCAAGAAGGGGCTGCCGCCGGGCCCCGCTCTCAGATCCATCCCCGTGCCCCCGTCCGACCCGGGCCAGCAGCTCGGCGACCTCCTCGCGGCCAAGAAGGGCGCCGACGTGGTCTTCGAGGTCGGCGGCGAGACGTTCCCGGCGCACCGGTGCCTGCTCGCAGCCCGCTCACCAGTCTTGAGCGCGGAGCTCTTCGGCCCGATGAGGGAGAGCACCGGCGCCGGCACGGTCCGTGTATCCGACATGGAGGCGGGTGTGTTCAGGGCGCTGCTCCGCTTCGTGTACACGGACTCGTGGCCGCCGGAGACAGCGGAGGAAGAGGAATTCGCCATGGCCCAGCATCTGCTCGTGCCGGCCGACAAGTGCCGCATGGAGAGGCTCAAGCTGATCTGCGAGGACAAGCTGTGCAAGAACATCGCGGcgggcacggcggcgagcatcctGGCGTTAGCTGAGGTGCACCACTGCCATGAGCTCAAAGGTGCATGCTTCCATTTCCTCAGCTCTCCGAAGAACCTGACGGCAACCATGGCCGGCGACGACTTCGAGAATCTGCGCTCAAGCTTCCCTTCTCTTGTCAAGGAGCTGATTGCCAAGTGCTCGGCCGACACCTAA